Proteins from a single region of Gemmatimonadales bacterium:
- a CDS encoding serine/threonine-protein kinase, giving the protein MPAAPDPLFLAFQAAVAGRYSLDRELGRGGMGIVYLANEVDLDRPVAIKLLPPERAANQRQKARFLQEARTSAKLSHPNIIPIHAVDEVGDFVFFAMAYVDGETLSDRVRTHGPLPPSEAARVLREVAWALAHAHAHGVVHRDVKPDNILLEHGSGRALVADFGIAAAEESNAGEISGTPEFMSPEQALGKPVDARSDLYAFGVTAYFAISGTLPFHGRTATEVLAKQVNALPKPLATAAGPLPRKLAQTVERCMAKRPSHRPKSAEAVAEELGALLEQRRELPMALRVFVKRGGRLDGPVAVLYPLLLFGGAAVLGSSILPVPATAGLLIGGLMVPIAVLINRARRLLKLGFGYADLKPAFESEGERQAEERALDSGVEASFVERALRWVSALGWFSLLAGLLSANAEGLFPDVTVIMMQIGAVVGPTALLTSLSMLQGRRDVDVEFYENLWTGSFGQSVFRAAGLVTPRRLLASSATHRPTELSVGMAAEQLYQDLPKEARQHLGDLPDVIHRLEADAQRLRKRHEALAEAAAGAGSGGGETSDGETTSTELIAGRHDEALDAVQSERDAVRARLARTVAAIETIRLSLLRLHAGSGTVESVTTDLGLAFDAAKDVDLLLEARRAVDAGLKDPPTP; this is encoded by the coding sequence GTGCCCGCGGCTCCCGATCCCCTGTTCCTGGCCTTCCAGGCCGCCGTCGCCGGCCGCTACTCGCTCGACCGCGAGCTGGGGCGCGGGGGGATGGGCATCGTCTATCTCGCCAACGAAGTGGACCTCGACCGCCCGGTCGCCATCAAGCTGCTCCCGCCCGAGCGCGCGGCCAACCAGCGGCAGAAGGCGCGCTTCCTCCAGGAGGCGCGCACCTCCGCGAAGTTGTCGCACCCCAACATCATCCCGATCCACGCGGTGGACGAGGTGGGAGACTTCGTCTTCTTCGCGATGGCGTACGTGGACGGTGAGACGCTCTCCGACCGGGTACGCACTCATGGGCCGTTGCCGCCGTCGGAGGCGGCCCGCGTCCTGCGCGAGGTGGCGTGGGCGCTCGCGCACGCGCACGCCCACGGGGTGGTGCACCGGGACGTGAAGCCCGACAACATCCTCCTGGAGCACGGCTCGGGGCGGGCGCTGGTCGCGGACTTCGGCATCGCCGCCGCCGAAGAGAGCAACGCCGGAGAGATCTCGGGCACCCCCGAGTTCATGAGCCCCGAGCAGGCGCTGGGCAAGCCGGTGGATGCCCGCAGCGACCTGTACGCGTTCGGCGTGACGGCGTATTTCGCGATCTCGGGGACGCTCCCCTTCCACGGCCGCACCGCGACCGAGGTGCTGGCGAAGCAGGTCAACGCGCTCCCCAAGCCGCTCGCCACGGCCGCCGGTCCCCTGCCGCGGAAGCTGGCGCAGACGGTGGAGCGCTGCATGGCGAAACGGCCCTCGCACCGGCCCAAGAGCGCCGAGGCCGTCGCCGAGGAGTTGGGCGCCCTCCTCGAGCAGCGACGCGAGCTGCCCATGGCGTTGCGCGTCTTCGTCAAGCGCGGCGGACGGCTCGACGGTCCGGTTGCGGTCCTCTATCCGTTGCTGCTCTTCGGCGGCGCCGCGGTCCTCGGCTCCTCGATCCTCCCGGTGCCGGCCACGGCCGGACTTCTCATTGGCGGACTGATGGTTCCGATCGCCGTGCTCATCAACCGCGCGCGCCGGCTCCTGAAGCTCGGGTTTGGATACGCGGACCTGAAGCCCGCGTTCGAGTCCGAGGGCGAGCGTCAGGCTGAGGAGCGAGCGCTGGACTCCGGCGTCGAGGCGTCGTTCGTCGAGCGGGCCCTCCGCTGGGTGTCGGCGCTCGGTTGGTTCAGCCTCCTGGCGGGGCTGTTGAGCGCGAATGCAGAGGGGCTGTTCCCCGACGTCACCGTGATCATGATGCAGATCGGAGCCGTCGTGGGCCCGACGGCTCTGCTGACATCCCTGTCAATGCTCCAGGGACGGCGAGACGTGGACGTCGAGTTCTACGAGAACCTGTGGACCGGCTCGTTCGGTCAGTCGGTGTTTCGGGCCGCGGGGCTTGTCACGCCACGCCGGCTCCTCGCCTCCTCCGCCACCCACCGGCCGACGGAGCTGTCGGTCGGGATGGCCGCGGAGCAGCTCTACCAGGACCTGCCGAAGGAAGCGCGGCAGCATCTCGGCGACCTCCCCGACGTGATCCACCGCCTGGAGGCCGACGCCCAGCGGCTGCGGAAGCGGCACGAGGCGCTGGCGGAGGCCGCGGCCGGCGCCGGGAGCGGCGGCGGTGAGACCAGCGACGGCGAGACGACCAGCACGGAGCTCATCGCCGGCCGGCACGACGAGGCCCTCGACGCGGTGCAGAGCGAGCGGGATGCCGTGCGCGCTCGGCTAGCGCGCACCGTTGCCGCGATCGAGACCATCCGCTTGAGCCTGCTCCGCCTGCACGCCGGATCCGGAACCGTGGAGAGCGTCACGACGGACCTTGGCCTCGCGTTCGACGCCGCGAAGGACGTGGATCTGCTGCTCGAGGCGCGCCGCGCGGTGGACGCCGGACTGAAGGATCCGCCGACGCCGTAG
- a CDS encoding ankyrin repeat domain-containing protein → MTTTGEDARVAFIRAATWNGTLADAEAIFAAHPDLAEADIHVAAILGHDVAVRRWLERDPANATATSKPYGANALVHLCLSKYLRLDLARSDAFLRAATALLDAGADPNSGFRSTDPFPDWETALYGAAGVAHHANLTRLLLERGADPNDGETVYHSPETYDNAAMRLLVETGRVTPENLSVMLVRKHDWHDIEGARWLLEHGAEPNLPSARGWQPLHHALMRDNGLDMIALLLDHGANPSVTKDGLSAAARAARRGRGDVLELLAQRGIRLALDGVDRLIAACARDDAAGREIAAKEPKLVRELKAMGGDLLAWFAGTGNVAGVRRLLDLGVDVAAPFAAGDLYYDEPPGSLAIHVAAWRGRPAIVRLLIARGSPAESPDPKGRTPLALAVKACVDSYWTARTTPESVEALLAAGASAAGVALPTGRADLDTVLKRQV, encoded by the coding sequence TTGACGACGACCGGCGAAGACGCGCGCGTCGCGTTCATCCGCGCCGCGACCTGGAACGGCACGCTGGCCGACGCCGAGGCCATCTTCGCCGCGCACCCGGACCTCGCCGAAGCCGACATCCACGTCGCCGCGATCCTGGGACACGACGTCGCTGTACGCCGGTGGCTGGAGCGCGATCCGGCGAACGCCACGGCCACATCGAAGCCCTACGGTGCGAACGCGCTCGTGCACCTCTGTCTGTCCAAGTACCTGCGGCTGGACCTGGCACGTTCGGACGCCTTCCTCCGGGCGGCCACCGCGTTGCTCGACGCCGGCGCGGACCCCAACAGCGGGTTCCGGAGCACCGATCCGTTCCCGGACTGGGAGACCGCGCTCTACGGCGCCGCCGGCGTCGCGCACCACGCGAACCTGACGCGCCTGCTGCTCGAGCGGGGCGCCGACCCGAACGACGGGGAGACCGTGTACCACTCCCCCGAGACCTACGACAACGCCGCGATGCGGCTGCTGGTCGAGACGGGAAGGGTCACGCCCGAGAATCTCTCGGTCATGCTCGTCCGCAAGCACGACTGGCACGACATCGAGGGCGCCCGGTGGCTGCTCGAGCACGGCGCCGAACCCAACCTGCCGAGCGCGCGTGGCTGGCAGCCGCTCCACCACGCGCTGATGCGCGACAACGGCCTCGACATGATCGCGCTGCTCCTCGACCATGGAGCGAACCCGTCGGTCACGAAGGACGGCCTGTCGGCCGCGGCCCGCGCCGCGCGCCGCGGCCGGGGCGACGTGCTCGAGCTGCTCGCGCAGCGGGGCATTCGCCTGGCGCTCGACGGCGTGGACCGCCTGATCGCGGCGTGTGCCCGGGACGACGCTGCCGGCCGCGAGATCGCCGCGAAGGAGCCGAAGCTGGTCCGAGAGCTGAAGGCGATGGGCGGCGACCTTCTGGCCTGGTTCGCCGGCACCGGCAACGTGGCAGGCGTCCGCCGGCTCCTGGACCTGGGCGTGGACGTGGCCGCGCCGTTCGCGGCGGGCGACCTCTACTACGACGAGCCGCCGGGCAGCCTCGCCATCCATGTCGCCGCGTGGCGCGGCCGTCCCGCGATCGTGAGGCTCCTCATCGCGCGCGGATCACCGGCGGAATCACCCGATCCCAAGGGACGCACGCCGCTAGCGCTGGCCGTCAAGGCGTGCGTGGACTCGTACTGGACGGCGCGCACGACGCCGGAGTCGGTCGAGGCGCTGCTCGCGGCGGGCGCGTCGGCCGCCGGCGTGGCACTCCCGACCGGCCGTGCCGATCTGGATACGGTGCTCAAGCGACAGGTGTGA
- a CDS encoding histidine kinase, with protein sequence MSAGYRQLPRVWPLVSAAWLGPAILAAFQAYAQARLANEPPAWPQIAWQGGDWLIYALLTPAVFWLARRYPLRLSARRVSLHLAAAILLCAAWSSTGIALSLLLMRSTPYGATLAGWFLTSLPFGVAVYFAVLGVEHATFYFAEARQRETQAARLSAQLADARLGALRMQMQPHFLLNSLNAVTVIVRDRDTATATRMLEHLGEILRRIVRTDRPPEVPLAEELDFVRQILAIEEIRFADRLRSVIAADAALLGAAVPEFVLQPLVENALRHGLARRVGETLLTIAARREGNELVLSVTDEGAAPEGPAVEGTGVGLANTRERLATLYGDRGRLTLAPTVSGGTAATIRLPYRELPGPESTRG encoded by the coding sequence ATGTCCGCCGGATACCGGCAGCTCCCTCGCGTGTGGCCCCTGGTCTCCGCCGCCTGGCTCGGCCCGGCGATCCTCGCCGCGTTCCAGGCGTACGCCCAGGCGCGGTTGGCGAACGAGCCGCCCGCGTGGCCGCAGATCGCGTGGCAGGGCGGCGACTGGCTCATCTACGCCCTGCTGACGCCGGCGGTGTTCTGGCTGGCGCGGCGGTACCCGCTCCGCTTGAGCGCGCGGCGGGTGAGCCTCCACCTCGCGGCCGCGATCCTGCTCTGCGCGGCCTGGTCGTCCACCGGCATTGCCCTCAGCCTGCTGCTGATGCGCTCCACCCCGTACGGCGCGACCCTGGCCGGCTGGTTCCTCACCTCGCTGCCGTTCGGCGTCGCGGTCTACTTCGCCGTGCTCGGCGTCGAGCACGCGACGTTCTACTTCGCCGAGGCGCGGCAGCGCGAGACCCAGGCCGCGCGCCTCTCGGCGCAGCTCGCCGACGCCCGGCTCGGCGCCCTGCGCATGCAGATGCAGCCGCACTTCCTGCTGAACAGCCTCAATGCCGTCACCGTGATCGTCCGCGACCGCGACACAGCGACCGCCACGCGGATGCTCGAGCACCTGGGCGAGATCCTCCGGCGGATCGTGCGCACCGACCGGCCCCCCGAAGTGCCGCTGGCCGAGGAGCTGGACTTCGTGCGCCAGATCCTGGCCATCGAGGAGATCCGCTTCGCCGACCGGCTGCGTTCGGTCATCGCGGCGGACGCCGCCTTGCTCGGCGCCGCGGTGCCGGAGTTCGTCCTCCAGCCGCTGGTCGAGAACGCCCTGCGCCACGGGCTCGCGCGGCGCGTGGGCGAGACGCTGCTCACGATCGCGGCGCGCCGCGAGGGAAACGAACTCGTACTCTCCGTCACTGACGAGGGCGCGGCGCCGGAGGGCCCGGCCGTCGAGGGCACCGGCGTCGGCCTCGCCAACACGCGCGAGCGCCTCGCCACGCTCTACGGCGACCGCGGCCGGCTCACCCTCGCACCGACCGTGTCCGGCGGCACGGCCGCGACGATCCGCCTGCCCTATCGCGAGCTGCCCGGCCCCGAGTCCACGCGTGGCTGA
- a CDS encoding VOC family protein: MAREKAQPAIVSPVSRLLVVSDLERSTAFYRDVLGFDTRAAPRQAGEPAAAEAVRGPARLQLIAEDHAHDSTGQRRPRGAAVLFFETDDVVAMRTDVEERSGQPSDLERFNGIKMRVFQVRDPDGHTLWFGQSFQEPDEPKERQRQLMQMLPELPLTDVAAGVAYYQKVLGFHINYQQDDLGVMDRDDVTLLLIERGDHHTGIGSCGVYVRDADALYAELVARGAKVLGEPVSRPWGLRDFRVLDLEGNRITFSQPFE; this comes from the coding sequence ATGGCTCGTGAGAAGGCTCAGCCGGCGATCGTCTCCCCCGTGAGCCGGCTCCTCGTCGTGTCGGACCTGGAGCGCAGCACGGCGTTCTATCGCGACGTGCTCGGCTTCGACACGCGTGCAGCACCTCGGCAGGCAGGCGAGCCGGCCGCAGCCGAGGCCGTGCGCGGGCCCGCGCGTCTCCAGCTGATCGCCGAGGACCACGCGCACGACAGCACGGGTCAGCGCCGCCCGCGCGGAGCGGCCGTCCTGTTCTTCGAGACCGACGACGTCGTCGCCATGCGGACCGACGTGGAGGAGCGCAGCGGCCAGCCGAGCGACCTGGAGAGGTTCAACGGAATCAAGATGCGTGTGTTCCAGGTCCGCGATCCCGATGGACACACGCTGTGGTTCGGGCAGTCTTTCCAGGAGCCGGACGAGCCGAAGGAGCGGCAGAGACAACTGATGCAGATGCTGCCCGAGCTGCCGCTCACCGACGTCGCGGCCGGCGTCGCCTACTACCAGAAGGTCCTCGGCTTCCACATCAACTACCAGCAGGACGATCTCGGCGTGATGGACCGCGACGACGTGACCCTGCTGCTGATCGAGCGCGGCGACCACCACACGGGCATCGGCTCGTGCGGAGTCTACGTGCGGGACGCCGACGCGCTCTACGCCGAGCTGGTGGCCCGCGGCGCGAAGGTGCTGGGCGAGCCGGTGAGCCGTCCCTGGGGCCTGCGCGACTTCCGGGTGCTGGACCTCGAAGGCAACCGGATCACCTTCTCCCAGCCGTTCGAGTGA
- a CDS encoding alpha/beta fold hydrolase yields MDATPRARLVTARSMLAAALLVAAAPLPAQAPPLRVEPYTVRSYDGRSEQAELGKLTVPESRGRPGAATVTLAFLRLKSTSSTPASPIVFLMGGPGIPATVMAPIPPYFELFERLRATADVILVDQRGNGRSSPSLDCPAPLSPPDADLLTSRAALVEAYRRAYVACAAYWRGRGVEPRDFGLNASADDLDDLRRALGAERLSLLAFSYGTRLALDYARRHPSRLDHMVLQGPETPDLRYRSPAQLDALFGRLADFAAADSASAPFSTDLRGRLAALLAALARVPDTVRVRSPGGDSVNLAVGPEGLAAIVAEHEADPRLPALVATLERGDTRLLAQRAAAIYAGVASGGGSLMARAAECSTPASDARVAAVAHEAAGSLLGVPYDDGVVIRAFCSSLGMAGRPWRDAGPGPRAFRGPALVIVGDLDTQTPMSNAAVVARALPGSATLVVANGKHELLTQSVVQDAVADFFAGHDASGRRLRVDPPRFLSIQEALQPPRRPGS; encoded by the coding sequence ATGGACGCTACCCCCCGGGCGCGGCTCGTCACCGCACGCTCGATGCTCGCTGCAGCGCTCCTGGTCGCAGCCGCGCCGCTTCCGGCGCAGGCGCCGCCTCTCCGGGTCGAACCGTACACGGTACGGAGCTACGACGGCCGATCCGAGCAGGCGGAGCTGGGGAAACTGACCGTGCCGGAGTCACGCGGGCGCCCGGGCGCCGCGACGGTCACGCTGGCCTTTCTGCGCCTCAAGAGCACGTCGTCCACGCCCGCCTCGCCGATTGTCTTCCTGATGGGCGGGCCGGGCATCCCCGCCACCGTGATGGCCCCGATCCCCCCGTACTTCGAGTTGTTCGAGCGCCTGCGCGCCACGGCCGACGTGATCCTGGTCGATCAGAGGGGCAACGGCCGCTCATCTCCGTCGCTCGATTGCCCGGCCCCGCTCTCGCCGCCCGATGCCGACCTGCTGACGTCGCGCGCCGCCCTGGTGGAGGCGTACCGGCGCGCGTACGTCGCGTGCGCCGCGTACTGGCGAGGGCGGGGCGTGGAGCCGCGCGACTTCGGTCTGAATGCGAGTGCCGACGATCTTGACGATCTGCGCCGAGCCCTCGGCGCGGAGCGGCTGAGTCTGCTCGCGTTCAGTTACGGCACGCGCCTCGCGCTGGACTACGCGCGCCGCCACCCGAGCAGGCTGGATCACATGGTGCTGCAGGGACCGGAGACCCCGGATCTCCGGTATCGCTCACCGGCGCAGCTGGACGCCCTGTTCGGCAGGCTGGCGGATTTCGCGGCCGCGGACAGCGCCAGCGCGCCCTTCTCGACCGATCTTCGCGGCCGCCTCGCGGCGTTGCTCGCCGCGCTGGCGCGCGTGCCCGACACGGTGCGGGTCCGCTCGCCCGGCGGCGACAGCGTGAATCTGGCCGTCGGCCCAGAGGGGCTGGCGGCGATCGTCGCGGAGCACGAGGCCGATCCGCGGTTGCCGGCGCTCGTCGCGACGCTCGAGCGTGGTGACACCCGGCTGCTGGCGCAGAGGGCGGCGGCGATCTACGCCGGCGTCGCGTCGGGCGGCGGCTCGCTGATGGCGCGCGCCGCCGAGTGCTCGACGCCGGCCTCCGACGCGCGCGTCGCGGCCGTCGCGCACGAGGCCGCCGGAAGCCTCCTCGGCGTGCCCTATGACGACGGCGTGGTGATCCGGGCGTTCTGCTCTTCCCTCGGCATGGCGGGGCGCCCGTGGCGTGACGCGGGGCCGGGCCCGCGCGCCTTCCGCGGGCCCGCGCTCGTCATCGTGGGCGACCTTGACACGCAGACGCCGATGAGCAACGCCGCCGTCGTCGCCCGTGCCTTGCCCGGAAGCGCAACGCTGGTGGTAGCGAACGGAAAGCACGAGTTGCTGACGCAGAGCGTGGTGCAGGACGCGGTCGCGGACTTCTTCGCGGGCCATGACGCGAGCGGGCGCCGTCTGCGCGTGGACCCGCCCCGGTTCCTTTCAATTCAGGAGGCGCTACAGCCGCCGCGCAGGCCGGGGTCCTGA
- a CDS encoding response regulator: MAEIRALIVDDEPLARRGVRQMLAPHRDIVVVGECRDGREALRALATLAPDLVFLDVQMPGLGALDVIRIHGAEHMPATVFVTAHDDYAVRAFEAQALDYLVKPLSDARFRATIERVRRRIRQARTTRLVAVPTAKGERLLEAGEIDWIEAQDDHAVIHSGAVRYRLRTTLAALESRLDAARFARVHRRAMVRLDQVRDFEVGDARAGSAVVLKDGTRLPVSRRRLAQVRSRLRSPAPRA; the protein is encoded by the coding sequence GTGGCTGAGATCCGCGCGTTGATCGTGGACGACGAGCCGCTGGCCCGCCGTGGCGTACGCCAGATGCTGGCGCCGCACCGCGACATCGTCGTGGTGGGCGAGTGCCGCGACGGCCGCGAGGCCCTGCGCGCCCTGGCCACCCTCGCCCCCGACCTCGTCTTCCTCGACGTCCAGATGCCCGGTCTCGGCGCGCTCGACGTGATCCGGATCCACGGCGCCGAGCACATGCCGGCCACCGTGTTCGTCACCGCGCACGATGATTACGCGGTCCGCGCCTTCGAGGCGCAGGCGCTCGACTACCTCGTGAAGCCGCTGTCGGACGCTCGCTTCCGCGCCACCATCGAGCGCGTCCGCCGGCGGATCCGGCAGGCGCGCACCACCCGGCTCGTGGCGGTGCCCACCGCGAAGGGCGAGCGGCTGCTCGAGGCGGGCGAGATTGACTGGATCGAGGCCCAGGATGATCACGCCGTGATCCACTCCGGCGCGGTGCGCTACCGCCTGCGGACCACACTCGCCGCGCTCGAGTCTCGGCTCGACGCCGCGCGCTTCGCCCGGGTCCACCGGCGCGCGATGGTGCGGCTCGACCAGGTGCGCGATTTCGAGGTCGGCGATGCCCGCGCCGGCTCGGCGGTCGTCCTCAAGGACGGTACCCGTCTGCCGGTGAGCCGCCGGCGCCTCGCCCAGGTGCGCTCGCGCCTCCGCTCGCCCGCGCCTCGCGCGTAG